A genome region from Actinomycetota bacterium includes the following:
- the fdhD gene encoding formate dehydrogenase accessory sulfurtransferase FdhD — protein MDIKQEFPYVEYTRDSEEAKTDQVIREMPLTVYVNDEELVTLLCSPDKMDELAVGFLWSEGVIDSKDEISKVVVDEAKGAVWVTADRDSEFIKALLFKRMITSGCGKGTTFYSVVDSVSAQPVVSDLRATPEQILALMHEFQEGSALYKATHGVHSSALCSPEAIEVFREDIGRHNAVDKILGYCLMNGIDPVGKILITSGRISSEVLLKAAKKEMPVIVSRTSGTDLSLRLADKLGITLIGFVRGGKMNVYTHGERIAR, from the coding sequence ATGGACATAAAACAAGAATTCCCATATGTCGAATATACCCGCGATTCCGAGGAAGCCAAGACGGACCAGGTTATCAGGGAAATGCCCCTTACGGTGTACGTCAACGACGAGGAGTTGGTAACGCTTCTCTGCAGTCCGGACAAAATGGATGAGTTGGCTGTCGGATTCCTTTGGAGCGAAGGCGTCATCGACTCTAAAGATGAGATATCAAAGGTGGTCGTCGACGAGGCCAAAGGCGCGGTCTGGGTGACGGCGGACAGGGACAGTGAGTTCATCAAAGCCCTTCTTTTCAAACGGATGATTACTTCAGGTTGCGGCAAGGGAACGACTTTCTATAGCGTCGTCGATTCGGTTTCCGCCCAGCCGGTCGTTTCAGACTTAAGAGCGACGCCTGAACAGATTCTTGCGCTAATGCACGAGTTTCAGGAAGGCTCCGCTTTGTATAAAGCGACGCACGGCGTGCATAGCTCCGCGCTATGTTCCCCGGAGGCGATCGAAGTATTCCGTGAGGACATAGGACGGCATAACGCCGTTGATAAAATCTTAGGGTATTGTCTGATGAACGGGATCGATCCGGTCGGGAAGATACTTATCACATCTGGCCGTATTTCTTCCGAGGTCTTGCTTAAGGCGGCCAAGAAAGAGATGCCCGTCATTGTCTCCCGCACATCAGGAACGGATCTTTCGTTGCGTCTGGCGGACAAACTGGGCATAACCCTGATCGGTTTCGTTCGCGGCGGGAAGATGAACGTATATACACACGGGGAAAGGATAGCCAGGTAG
- the nadA gene encoding quinolinate synthase NadA: MSIVDDILGLKSELNAVILSHNYQRGEVQDIADFVGDSLDLSRKAAVTDADVIVFCGVHFMAETAAILSPDKTVIMPDPGAGCPMADMINDEQLRGQKALYPDAAVVTYVNSSAAVKAESDWCCTSANAVRVVEAVDSDKILFVPDKYLGAYVAAQSKKEFILWNGFCPTHARIIAEDVSARRQEHPDAVVIVHPECRPEVIAGADKVLSTGGMITFAKETTAKEIIVGTEVGIIYRLKKENPDKDFYPVSDLAVCPNMKKTDLHVMLTAMQEMTNVITVPEDIATRARRAIDRMLSV, translated from the coding sequence ATGTCGATCGTTGACGATATTTTAGGTCTTAAGAGCGAGCTGAACGCGGTTATTCTGTCGCATAATTACCAGCGGGGCGAGGTTCAGGATATCGCCGATTTTGTCGGAGACTCGCTGGACTTATCCCGCAAGGCGGCCGTAACGGACGCCGACGTCATCGTTTTCTGCGGCGTTCATTTCATGGCGGAAACAGCGGCCATTCTCTCGCCTGATAAAACCGTTATCATGCCCGATCCGGGAGCCGGTTGCCCGATGGCCGATATGATTAATGACGAGCAGCTCAGGGGGCAGAAGGCACTTTATCCCGACGCGGCAGTCGTGACCTACGTTAATTCTTCGGCCGCCGTTAAGGCGGAAAGCGACTGGTGCTGTACCTCCGCCAATGCTGTTCGCGTTGTCGAGGCCGTCGACAGCGATAAGATTCTTTTTGTGCCGGATAAATATCTGGGCGCATATGTCGCCGCTCAATCGAAGAAAGAATTTATTTTGTGGAACGGCTTCTGCCCGACGCATGCCCGCATCATCGCGGAGGACGTCTCCGCCCGCCGACAGGAGCATCCTGACGCGGTGGTCATTGTCCATCCTGAGTGCCGGCCGGAGGTCATAGCCGGCGCCGACAAAGTTCTGTCTACCGGGGGCATGATCACCTTTGCCAAGGAGACGACCGCTAAGGAGATAATCGTTGGCACCGAGGTCGGGATAATATACCGCCTGAAAAAAGAAAACCCCGATAAAGACTTCTATCCAGTCAGTGACCTGGCAGTTTGCCCGAACATGAAGAAGACCGACCTGCACGTAATGCTGACCGCGATGCAAGAGATGACCAACGTCATTACCGTCCCCGAAGACATCGCCACTCGCGCCAGACGGGCCATCGACAGGATGCTGTCTGTTTGA
- a CDS encoding RNA polymerase sigma factor — protein MTSLETAITYTDEELVARVRAQDKDLYSEIVKRYEPKLYRYAMSIVQDRDKALDVVQDTFIKAYVNLQGFNTKKSFSSWIYRILHNEALNAIKKHHRETKLPEGFDAPDPNHFEQELSREETAKMVRKCLQRIPVKYAEPVALYYLEEKSYEEISDILQLPIGTIGARINRAKKAMRQICQEMK, from the coding sequence GTGACAAGTCTGGAGACCGCTATAACTTATACCGACGAAGAGCTCGTAGCCCGCGTCCGCGCGCAAGACAAAGACCTCTACTCGGAGATCGTCAAGCGCTACGAGCCAAAGCTGTATAGATATGCCATGTCGATCGTCCAGGATAGAGACAAAGCCCTGGACGTTGTCCAAGACACTTTTATCAAGGCTTATGTCAACCTGCAGGGCTTTAATACCAAGAAGAGCTTCTCAAGCTGGATTTACAGGATATTACATAATGAAGCTCTGAACGCGATTAAAAAACATCATCGCGAAACAAAACTGCCGGAAGGTTTTGACGCGCCGGACCCGAACCATTTCGAACAAGAGTTGTCCCGCGAGGAGACAGCCAAGATGGTCAGAAAATGCTTGCAGCGGATTCCGGTAAAATACGCCGAACCGGTCGCTTTGTACTATTTGGAGGAGAAATCCTACGAGGAAATCAGCGACATATTACAGCTCCCCATAGGAACAATCGGCGCCAGGATAAACAGAGCCAAGAAGGCGATGAGGCAGATATGCCAAGAGATGAAATAG
- the mnmA gene encoding tRNA 2-thiouridine(34) synthase MnmA — protein sequence MKVFVAMSGGVDSSVAAALLKEQGNDVTGVTMQLWPRAVGNAGLSSCCGLDAIDDARRVAAVIGIPHYVVNMRDAFETAVIDNFISEYRSGRTPNPCVRCNQIIKFDILLKKVIAMGADKLATGHYARIESREQRAESKEQDQEVANHQSRIIIYRLLKGVDKKKDQSYFLWTFTQEQLAKTLLPLGDLTKEQVRDKARSYGLPVAEKAESQEICFVPEDRYREFLAERGVADKPGPIVNASGAVIGTHSGITGYTVGQRKGLGIASDEPLYVVAIDIDKNQVVAGPEAETYTESIVANQANYVSGSGFTQPTNVMVRIRYNAAEVPARLTPIEGDKIRLDFDRPHRAVAPGQSVVLYNDSEVLGGAVIL from the coding sequence ATGAAGGTATTTGTCGCGATGAGCGGCGGGGTGGACAGTTCGGTCGCCGCGGCGCTTCTCAAAGAACAAGGGAATGATGTTACCGGTGTAACCATGCAGTTATGGCCAAGGGCGGTCGGAAACGCGGGCCTTAGCAGCTGCTGCGGACTGGACGCGATCGATGACGCCAGGCGCGTGGCGGCTGTCATCGGTATTCCCCACTACGTCGTAAATATGCGCGACGCGTTTGAAACAGCCGTAATCGACAACTTTATCTCCGAATACCGGTCCGGCCGCACGCCCAATCCTTGCGTTCGCTGTAACCAAATCATAAAGTTCGACATCCTCCTGAAGAAAGTAATCGCCATGGGCGCGGATAAGCTGGCGACCGGGCATTACGCGCGAATAGAGAGCAGAGAGCAAAGAGCAGAGAGCAAAGAGCAAGATCAAGAAGTGGCCAATCACCAATCACGAATTATCATTTACCGACTTCTCAAGGGTGTTGATAAGAAAAAGGACCAGTCTTATTTCTTGTGGACATTTACTCAAGAGCAGTTGGCCAAGACGCTCCTGCCGCTCGGCGACCTTACCAAAGAACAAGTTCGGGACAAAGCCAGATCGTACGGCTTGCCGGTCGCGGAGAAGGCGGAAAGTCAGGAGATCTGTTTCGTGCCCGAGGACCGTTACCGCGAGTTTCTGGCCGAGCGGGGAGTTGCAGACAAACCGGGGCCGATTGTTAACGCGTCCGGGGCGGTTATCGGGACGCATTCCGGAATCACCGGTTATACGGTGGGGCAAAGGAAAGGCCTAGGCATCGCCTCGGATGAGCCGCTATATGTTGTCGCGATCGATATCGATAAAAATCAAGTTGTGGCGGGGCCTGAAGCGGAAACATATACAGAAAGTATTGTCGCCAACCAAGCTAATTATGTGTCAGGCAGCGGTTTCACCCAGCCGACAAACGTTATGGTCAGGATCCGTTATAATGCCGCCGAGGTTCCGGCAAGGCTAACGCCGATTGAAGGAGACAAGATTCGCCTTGATTTCGACCGGCCGCATCGCGCCGTGGCCCCCGGGCAAAGCGTTGTCTTGTATAATGACAGCGAAGTGTTAGGCGGGGCGGTTATTCTTTAG
- a CDS encoding ferredoxin — MADEGNKVTIEREECISCGQCWETCPGYFEQADDDGFSQVLEAYRINGDIGRGEVPDSLVDCVTDAADGCPVEIITVE; from the coding sequence ATGGCTGATGAAGGCAATAAAGTCACCATCGAACGTGAAGAATGCATCTCATGCGGCCAATGTTGGGAAACCTGTCCCGGCTATTTTGAGCAGGCTGATGACGACGGATTCAGCCAAGTCCTGGAGGCGTATCGCATTAACGGTGATATCGGCCGGGGCGAGGTGCCTGACAGCCTTGTCGACTGCGTAACCGACGCGGCCGACGGCTGTCCCGTAGAGATCATTACGGTCGAATAA